The following nucleotide sequence is from Silurus meridionalis isolate SWU-2019-XX chromosome 5, ASM1480568v1, whole genome shotgun sequence.
AGAGATTGACTCGTTGGTTTCTTCTAAATCTATAAATCTATTTTGTGCATATTACTCTTTTTACATGTGTGTAAAGTAGACTACACTCTCAAAATAATGCCCAAGAAGGCCAGAGCTTTCGCTGACAAATTTATTCACAAGGTCGTTTCAACTGAAGAAAGACAAATAATTAGTCTACCAAGGCTAACAAGGTTGATCCTGTTTATATATGCAGCCATTAATTTGAAAATACATAATTGCATAAATATTCAAAGGTCACATTGAATAACCAAGGTCTTGCTTCATTCACCCTGCAAACTGAATGTATGCTTGGCAAGGGCAAAAGTTCAGATGAAGTAGTTCTCCTGAGCAAAGAAAAGCCACTAAGCCAAGTGCAAACATACACAAAGCACATCTTCTTTATTAGTTTCCACTTGGTTAAACACAGAGGTATGGCATTCTATTGAATTCCTCTTTAAACAGACTTAATCCTCTGAGCTGGATgggcttcaaaaaaaaaaaaaaaaaaaagccctccTTCACTTTTAATTAGAAATACAGTGCCAGTTGTGGTAGCGATGCTCCGGGAGCCTAATGTTCACATACCAGAGAAGCATAATTCATCATGATGGAAGAAGGTCTTGTGGGCTGGAGGTAGTTTTAGTTTTGCTGCAGTATAAAACAGTGTTATTGACATACACATTACTCGGAACCCATGGAGAGCATCACTAGGAAGAGCGATAGTGATAAAGTTGTCATTATATAGCCATCAACTCATCAATACAGTGCTTGAGGTTGCCCTGTCACTTTGCTTAATTATCAACTCTTTTATCTGTCATAAATATTGGCTTAGATTCTTAAAGTGAGTCTTCTACAGGAAGCAGAGTTATACACTGTCTGTTGTTTAGTGATGTGCCCCATTACGTGCTAAATTTCCTGTATAAATGAGAACGAGCAgcaaaatggtgtgtgtgtgtgtgtgtgtgcgtgtgtgttgttttgttcttACACGTCTCTTATTATGTAAATGATTGCCTTCCAGGATGCCCAATGACATCATCCCAGTAACGTTAGACTCAGCTCACACAGACCTCCAGTGGTGCAACGGTGCAACTGCAGAAACGCTGCATTATTGATATTACATAGTCTTTAATGAAGATGCAAAGAAAAGGTACACAGTTCAAAAAGCATGCGTTATATTACTGGTCCATTGCATTCCGATCCATTTAAAATGCACATGTTAGAGAgatggatgaagagagagaaagagagtatcTTTCTATATGCACATCTTTAGTAAGCATATGTGTAGTGTTCAGCTGGCTTGCACCTGTGTCTATGCCTGTGATTGTGCTTGTACCCCTCGACTCCCACTCACTCTTGGTGTGTTaaacaaagcacaaaaaaatgcaaagcagTCTTTTGTTTACTCGGAGATGACTTAATCTAGCCAGACCCTTATTACAAATTTCTCTGTGGCTCCAGGATTTGGGCCAGGAGCTctttagagaaagagagagggaaaactGGCTCCAGTATAGTTCTGTATGTTTGCAGTGAGCCAGGAGCTTGTAGAACAAAAAGCCTTCCAGCACTACAGCCCTTCACTGAGAGCCAAGTCCACAGCAGGCACaccatcaaaaaaataaataaaaagaactgCGGGGACCTGAGCAAATCTACTGACATCCGAGCTTAGGCCATTTAACTCCAAATGATACACCAGCTCGAGGCTCGGTTAAATGCTGTGCTGTAGAGAAAGGACTAtagtgtacgtgtgtgtgtgtgtgtgtgtgtgtgcgtgcatatgtgtgtgtgtaccagcaTCAAGAATCACTAACAGTTCAACCTCCTAATACCATGATTGCTGTTTGAATTAATGCATTCTTTTCTTAGAAAGACACCTGGCATGCACTCATATGCCTCAATATTAATAGCTAGATACGCATTTCGCTGAAAGAGGAGTTTGGAGAGGTTTATTAGTGCATATTCGATGCCGTGCGCAGGTGCGACCAGAGCGCGTTCAAAGAACAAAGAGACGCGCGTTCACGTCAACAAGCACGCAACCCCAGTGAGTGCAAGAGACAGTTGGACAGAATGTGTGGTCTTCGTTGGCATTTTGGTGCAGAGAAGACGTGGTAGCAATAGTCAGAAATAAGGCTTGTGCACGTAGCAGGGAAGGAGGGGTCGGGGAATCGCAATtgcattacaatttttttctaaaaaaaataaatatatgcaggTGTGTAAGGTTTTGCACGCAACTGTGTATAATTTGGGTTACAGCTCGTTTTCGTGTCGCTGTTTTGATTAGGGAGGATATGCAAACTGCAACTAGAGGTCTTTACGACTGTTTTACAAGTTGCGGGTTTTTTCCACCTTTCGAGGGCTTCAGATTGTGCAGAAGAAAAACACTGTTGATCTGCTCCCAAACTCGAAGCGCAAAGAGCCCCGCCCCTCTCTCCGCTCCTTCTCCATGCTTATAACCAGCAGCATCGCGCGCACCCAGAAATACCCAAGACAAGCACTGGACCTGACTACATCTGTACGCTCCTTGCCGTTTCAATCGGGACGGAGTATTGAATATTATCCccgattttattttcatttcgaTCGTGCACAGAGACGCGCCGTCGCGTCGCTCGAGAGTCAGGGGGAAGATGGATTTTTTAAACCACAGCTACTTGAGCGCGCGCACGTCTTACGACTACACGTTCAACTTCTGGAACGACTATCTTGGCCTGTCCACGCTGGTGACGCAGAGCAGCAAGCGCGCTCCCGGCGGCGGAGCGAGCCCCAACTCCATCACGGAGTCCCTGAAAGCCACGCTGGGCCTGGACGACTCGGCGCCGTGCTCGTGCGCCGCGCACTTGGactactgctgctgctcctCGTCGTGCTGCTCCTCGTCCTCATCGTGCGGCTGCTGCTGCCCTCCTGCAAGCCCGCCACCGCCTTCCCTGCTTGAGCTGAAGGAGCGCTTCTCGGCGCTCGGGCCGTTCCGCGGCCACGGCGCGGGGATCGTAGGGCACGAGCGCGACGCGGGCTTcggaggaggtggtggaggtggcggtggaggaggaggaagtttCGTGGCGTTCGACCTGTTCGGCGCGGACAGGAAGGTGCGCAAGACAGCGGCGGCGCGCGCCAAACAGGAGCCCAAGATCTGCGTGTTCTGTCGGAATAACGGCGCGCCGGAAGAGGTGTACGGCTCGCACGTGCTGAAGGCGCCCGACGGCCGCGTGGTGTGTCCGATCCTGCGCGCGTACACTTGCCCGCTGTGCAGCGCCAACGGCGACAACGCACACACCATCAAGTACTGTCCGCTCTCCAAGGAGCAGCCCGCGCCCAGAGCGCTCAAGGGAGGCCGGGCTGTGGGCGGTAAGCGCGTCAAAATCTtctgagagcgagagagagagagagagagagagagagagagagagaataataatgaataagcACCGATCTACACGCGCTCAGTAAATAAATCACCTACATTTATTGCACTGaacctttattttttcttttcccagttGACTGTTCCAATTGCGGATTTTCGAGTCTTAACTTGCTAGACTGTAGGATTTATTAAGCAAATAAgatatcaatgttttttttctgttttcaaaaaAAATCCTTATATTTTTATAGATGCTTTATTTCCATAGTTTATTGTATactttattcataaaaaatcttttttttttcacgtgttTGTCTT
It contains:
- the nanos1 gene encoding nanos homolog 1; translated protein: MDFLNHSYLSARTSYDYTFNFWNDYLGLSTLVTQSSKRAPGGGASPNSITESLKATLGLDDSAPCSCAAHLDYCCCSSSCCSSSSSCGCCCPPASPPPPSLLELKERFSALGPFRGHGAGIVGHERDAGFGGGGGGGGGGGGSFVAFDLFGADRKVRKTAAARAKQEPKICVFCRNNGAPEEVYGSHVLKAPDGRVVCPILRAYTCPLCSANGDNAHTIKYCPLSKEQPAPRALKGGRAVGGKRVKIF